The genomic segment GACGGAGGGGGTATCGAAACTTTTTCCTTCTCATTCTTGACATAGTTCACCACTTTTGATACACTTCAATGAAAAGTCAAATCAACTTTAAGATAATCCTTAAAATTTTTCAGGAGAAATTTATGCCTACCAAAAACCCGAGAATCAATGTCGTTTTGGATAACCCCCTTTATCATGACGTAAAATTCCTGGCCAAAAAAGACGGGGTCTCTTTATCCACCAAATTAAGAGACCTGGTCAAGGAGGCTCTGGATGTTCAGGAAGACATTTACCTGGCCAGATTTGCCGAAAAACGGGAAAAAACTTTTAGAGATTCGCCAACTCTTAGCCATGAGGAAGTCTGGGCTTAATTATTAGAATTTGGGCTAACGTCAGATGACTTTTGAACTGATCTATCACTCGGAAGTAAAAAAAATAGATTTGCCTAAAATCGATTCAAAAAATAAGGCCATGATTAAAAAAGCCATCGAAGAACGCCTGATCACCGAACCGGAACTGTACGGGAAACCCTTACGGCGTACACTTAAGGGTTACTGGAAATTAAGAATTGGAGAATACCGCAT from the Deltaproteobacteria bacterium genome contains:
- a CDS encoding toxin-antitoxin system, antitoxin component is translated as MPTKNPRINVVLDNPLYHDVKFLAKKDGVSLSTKLRDLVKEALDVQEDIYLARFAEKREKTFRDSPTLSHEEVWA
- a CDS encoding type II toxin-antitoxin system RelE/ParE family toxin; amino-acid sequence: MTFELIYHSEVKKIDLPKIDSKNKAMIKKAIEERLITEPELYGKPLRRTLKGYWKLRIGEYRIVFKISGSVIFILGIIHRKEVYPQVKRRSTKGLL